A section of the Ornithinimicrobium sufpigmenti genome encodes:
- a CDS encoding lipopolysaccharide biosynthesis protein: MIDLAQVLLLGVGALLLTTVLAPLTMTLLHRWQVIDHPSHRSSHVQPTLRGGGLAVLGGVLGCSTAAHSLGAEMPLVALVGVLALTMLGLAADTTDIGPLVRFVAQAFAGAALGSLIGDYRTALLGAIAMPVLVNAVNFMDGINGITALTMSAWAVIVLFAGSTSAAVILAALTLGGALGFLPWNLPRARMFLGDSGSYLFGGFVTLALMHEQAGGGYPLVVIAAMVPYLFDTGLTLVRRAARGERLTEAHREHFYQRLSRRPGWGHIPVAALFAVLALSVGASAAFLVGQNGVL, encoded by the coding sequence ATGATCGACCTGGCTCAGGTGCTCCTGCTGGGGGTGGGCGCCCTGCTGCTGACCACTGTGCTCGCACCCCTCACGATGACGCTGCTGCACCGCTGGCAGGTGATCGACCATCCCAGCCATCGCTCCTCACACGTGCAGCCCACTTTGCGCGGCGGAGGTCTGGCCGTTCTGGGGGGCGTTCTGGGATGCAGCACAGCGGCCCACTCCCTTGGTGCCGAAATGCCGTTGGTCGCCCTCGTCGGCGTGCTCGCGCTGACCATGCTGGGGCTGGCCGCCGACACCACCGACATCGGGCCCTTGGTCCGGTTCGTAGCGCAGGCTTTTGCCGGCGCGGCTCTAGGGTCGCTCATCGGTGACTACCGGACTGCCCTGCTCGGCGCGATCGCAATGCCAGTGCTGGTCAACGCGGTCAACTTCATGGACGGCATCAACGGCATCACCGCCCTGACGATGAGCGCCTGGGCCGTCATCGTCCTCTTTGCAGGCAGCACCAGCGCCGCGGTCATCCTGGCGGCGCTCACCCTTGGCGGCGCTCTCGGGTTTCTTCCCTGGAACCTGCCACGTGCCCGGATGTTTTTGGGTGACAGCGGCAGCTACCTCTTCGGTGGGTTTGTGACGCTCGCCCTGATGCACGAGCAGGCCGGGGGCGGCTATCCGCTCGTGGTCATTGCGGCCATGGTCCCGTATCTCTTCGACACCGGTCTGACGCTGGTTCGGCGGGCGGCGCGAGGCGAACGCCTCACCGAGGCCCATCGGGAGCATTTCTATCAGAGGCTCTCGCGCCGTCCTGGCTGGGGACATATCCCAGTTGCCGCGCTGTTCGCCGTGCTGGCTCTGTCGGTGGGTGCGTCCGCCGCGTTCCTCGTCGGGCAGAATGGTGTGTTGTGA
- a CDS encoding SGNH/GDSL hydrolase family protein has product MKGSRAKTTGLGLVLIVANVLLVTVVAIGISERGFSGWWDTLRGEWEDPLDSLQVDDPFAVEEPADDPVVTTAPAPTVPPDDAGVTTAPPTQEPTEDPDPPTVMERYEDGEDLTVLVLGDQTGTDPNDWVGAWSRMLATDRLVELHSPTAADPTQYNPPVELGAGESRIALYNASLVGGTPGYAAERLPLLAPEEPDLVLLNFGRSSSPDELTGELDSLWDSLGEQFPDAEAWVVVAPQRTDGVEPTVQTTREWAEDAEAPIVDVAQVFDDEGLTWTTVSTRDPLSVNIFGGERWAQVVHESVLGDIPQAPVAPQASPEQPTDAAQPEPQLPPVEPELPPVDPGPPPYQPPNPPPYEPPPYQPPPYQPPPAPTPTPTPDPPDPTDPADPTEPTDPTEPTEPEPTDPEPTDEAPPSARPTEPSVGPGTTRSR; this is encoded by the coding sequence GTGAAGGGTTCCCGGGCGAAGACGACAGGGCTTGGCCTGGTGCTCATCGTCGCCAACGTGCTGCTGGTGACGGTCGTCGCGATCGGCATCTCCGAGCGGGGTTTCTCCGGGTGGTGGGACACCCTGCGCGGCGAGTGGGAGGACCCGCTCGACTCTCTGCAGGTTGACGACCCGTTCGCCGTGGAGGAGCCCGCTGACGACCCGGTCGTGACGACGGCACCCGCACCGACCGTTCCACCGGACGACGCCGGCGTCACCACGGCGCCCCCGACCCAGGAGCCGACCGAGGACCCGGATCCCCCGACGGTCATGGAGCGCTACGAGGACGGTGAGGACCTCACCGTCCTGGTCCTCGGGGACCAGACCGGCACCGACCCCAACGACTGGGTCGGCGCGTGGTCGCGCATGCTGGCCACCGACCGGCTCGTGGAGCTGCACTCCCCCACCGCCGCAGACCCCACCCAGTACAACCCGCCGGTCGAGCTGGGCGCGGGCGAGTCCCGCATCGCCCTCTACAACGCCAGCCTGGTCGGCGGGACCCCGGGCTACGCCGCCGAGCGCCTACCGCTCCTCGCCCCCGAGGAGCCGGATCTGGTGCTCCTCAACTTCGGCCGTTCAAGCAGCCCGGACGAGCTCACCGGCGAGCTGGACTCCCTGTGGGACTCCCTGGGCGAGCAGTTCCCCGACGCCGAGGCCTGGGTGGTCGTCGCTCCGCAGCGCACCGACGGCGTCGAGCCGACGGTGCAGACCACCCGTGAGTGGGCCGAGGACGCCGAGGCTCCGATCGTCGACGTTGCCCAGGTCTTCGATGACGAAGGCCTCACCTGGACCACCGTCTCCACCCGCGACCCGCTCAGCGTGAACATCTTCGGCGGCGAGCGCTGGGCCCAGGTCGTCCACGAGTCGGTCCTGGGCGACATCCCGCAGGCACCGGTGGCCCCGCAGGCCTCCCCTGAGCAGCCGACCGACGCGGCGCAGCCCGAACCGCAGCTGCCCCCGGTCGAGCCCGAGCTCCCTCCCGTGGACCCGGGCCCTCCGCCGTACCAGCCCCCCAACCCTCCGCCGTACGAACCTCCCCCGTACCAGCCACCGCCCTACCAACCGCCGCCGGCCCCTACGCCCACCCCCACGCCGGACCCGCCCGACCCCACTGATCCTGCCGATCCGACCGAGCCGACAGATCCGACCGAGCCGACCGAGCCCGAACCAACTGACCCCGAACCGACCGACGAAGCCCCGCCGTCGGCACGTCCGACGGAGCCCAGTGTGGGGCCGGGCACCACAAGGTCGCGCTGA
- a CDS encoding glycosyltransferase yields the protein MRILLLTHHYAPEVGAPQLRWSALVREFRAHGHEVDVLAPPPHYPLGQLLPGAPAEVTRVGSAAPGEHGERVHRVLWCPSSTSTLSTLVDQVLAAGHSVLIAWRLRRQIAPDVVVATAPALPSLAAGWAVARLLGRPLVLEMRDAWPELVTDTLPRAPSPRQRIRGYAVQLAAAGVKTLQARADLVISTTARFAEVLQRRGVRSVAVVRNAYHPLPGLEAIRPGSRSAADVLQIVYVGTVGRAQDLETAVRAVARVTADGTRARLRIVGTGARMASVVSVARELSVPVEFVGPVPREQVAEHYRWADTLLVSLRNWPGLAWAVPSKLYEALALGMHVSGVATGETEEIIADTGAGFTVPPGDDRALAEQWRLLAEHRHEPHREGMQAWAREHAHEAGTAAAYLENLTQVVARHDEAPPRGLRLLAQQARHLTTAGGTVASMARDDLAWLTVQAGRRLPTGVRSRLGRWATRRPTGVLGVWGELLLDRPEQARQRLAGLGTQGALAGTLAVHAGTAPAASAPDAHRARWAWLVGDLDQADRLARQGNLSQRLRGKVLGDIEALSGGPRPLPGARRSWEPGPEPRVLHVLTNSLPHTRSGYTLRTHAILTAQRDAGIAVTAMTRPAYPVSIGKVLAGSVDVVDGISYHRCVPPALPPGEAQRVDVWAQHLVKLAERHRATHLHSTTHYPNALAAQAAARALGLPWVHEVRGQLERTWASGRARNGVPDPLRSQRYLAWREREAELAAQADHVVTLSETMKADLAARGVDPERITVVANGIESALLERDVEPAAARRALGLPTEGLWVGAVTSVVHYEGMEDLVDAVAIARDRGLDVRAAIVGDGLAWPALHRRVADLGLHDVVHLPGRLPRPQALAWLDALDVVAIPRRDFEVTRLVPPLKLAESMGAGKPIIASDLPVLAEVVSEGCGVLSPTEDPGALADALVLMSDPERRTHAASGAREAARALTWAAQARSYAEVYDRTAVAEGSASGRR from the coding sequence ATGCGCATCCTGCTGCTCACCCACCACTACGCCCCAGAGGTCGGCGCTCCGCAGCTGCGCTGGTCCGCGCTCGTGCGGGAGTTCCGCGCTCACGGCCACGAAGTGGACGTGCTGGCACCGCCGCCGCACTACCCCCTTGGCCAGCTGCTCCCCGGAGCACCGGCCGAGGTCACCAGGGTGGGCAGCGCCGCGCCGGGTGAGCACGGGGAAAGGGTGCACCGGGTGCTGTGGTGCCCCTCGTCCACGTCCACCCTGTCCACCCTGGTGGACCAGGTGCTCGCCGCGGGCCACAGCGTGCTGATCGCCTGGCGGCTGCGCCGACAGATCGCGCCTGACGTGGTGGTCGCCACTGCCCCGGCGCTGCCAAGCCTGGCAGCCGGCTGGGCAGTGGCGAGGCTGCTGGGGAGACCGCTGGTTCTGGAGATGCGCGATGCCTGGCCAGAGCTGGTCACGGACACCCTTCCGAGAGCCCCCTCACCACGGCAGAGGATCCGCGGGTATGCCGTGCAGCTGGCCGCAGCAGGGGTCAAGACGCTGCAGGCACGGGCGGACCTGGTAATCAGCACCACGGCACGCTTCGCCGAGGTGCTCCAGAGACGGGGCGTCCGGAGCGTCGCCGTCGTCCGCAACGCCTATCATCCTCTCCCCGGGCTCGAGGCGATCCGACCGGGTAGCCGGTCTGCCGCCGATGTCCTGCAGATCGTCTACGTGGGGACCGTGGGCCGCGCCCAGGACCTCGAGACCGCCGTCCGTGCCGTGGCGCGCGTCACCGCCGACGGGACCCGTGCCCGACTGCGCATCGTCGGCACCGGCGCCAGGATGGCGTCGGTGGTATCGGTGGCACGAGAACTCAGCGTCCCGGTCGAGTTCGTCGGGCCGGTCCCACGCGAGCAGGTCGCCGAGCACTATCGCTGGGCCGACACCCTGCTGGTCAGCCTGCGCAACTGGCCCGGGTTGGCCTGGGCCGTGCCCTCCAAGCTGTATGAGGCGCTGGCTCTGGGGATGCACGTGTCGGGCGTGGCCACGGGCGAGACCGAGGAGATCATCGCGGACACCGGGGCCGGCTTCACCGTCCCGCCGGGTGATGACCGAGCGCTGGCCGAGCAGTGGCGGCTCCTGGCGGAGCACCGGCACGAGCCGCACCGAGAAGGGATGCAGGCCTGGGCGCGAGAGCACGCGCACGAGGCCGGGACGGCGGCTGCATACCTCGAGAATCTGACGCAGGTGGTCGCCCGGCACGACGAGGCGCCACCGCGCGGGCTGCGGCTGCTGGCCCAGCAGGCCCGACACCTGACGACCGCCGGAGGGACCGTCGCATCGATGGCTCGCGACGACCTTGCCTGGCTGACGGTGCAGGCGGGGCGCCGGCTACCGACGGGAGTGCGCTCCCGGCTCGGGCGCTGGGCCACGCGCCGGCCCACGGGGGTGCTCGGGGTGTGGGGCGAGCTGCTGCTGGACCGCCCGGAGCAGGCGCGACAGCGGCTTGCGGGCCTGGGGACGCAGGGTGCCCTTGCCGGGACGCTGGCGGTGCACGCGGGGACAGCCCCGGCGGCGAGCGCGCCGGACGCCCATCGGGCCCGGTGGGCGTGGCTGGTCGGCGACCTCGACCAGGCCGACCGACTGGCCCGGCAAGGCAACCTCTCCCAGCGGCTGCGCGGCAAGGTCTTGGGCGACATCGAGGCACTGTCCGGTGGGCCGAGGCCACTGCCGGGTGCACGCCGCTCGTGGGAGCCCGGTCCCGAACCGCGAGTGCTGCATGTCCTGACCAACTCCCTGCCGCACACCAGGTCCGGCTACACCCTGCGCACCCACGCCATCCTGACCGCGCAGCGGGACGCCGGGATAGCGGTGACGGCGATGACCCGACCGGCTTACCCCGTCTCGATCGGGAAGGTCCTCGCTGGCAGCGTGGACGTCGTCGACGGCATCTCCTACCACCGGTGCGTGCCCCCAGCCCTGCCCCCTGGCGAGGCGCAACGGGTCGACGTCTGGGCCCAGCACCTGGTGAAGCTGGCGGAGCGGCACCGGGCCACGCACCTGCACTCGACGACGCACTACCCCAATGCCCTGGCCGCCCAGGCCGCCGCCCGGGCGCTCGGCCTGCCGTGGGTGCACGAGGTCCGCGGCCAGCTGGAGCGCACCTGGGCCTCGGGGCGGGCTCGCAACGGGGTCCCCGACCCGCTGCGCTCCCAGCGCTACCTGGCGTGGCGGGAGCGCGAGGCCGAGCTCGCCGCCCAGGCCGACCATGTCGTCACCCTGTCCGAGACCATGAAGGCCGACCTGGCCGCCCGTGGCGTCGACCCCGAGCGGATCACCGTGGTGGCCAACGGCATCGAGTCGGCCCTGCTCGAGCGCGACGTCGAACCTGCTGCTGCTCGGCGGGCCCTGGGGCTGCCCACGGAGGGCCTCTGGGTGGGCGCCGTGACCTCGGTCGTCCACTACGAGGGCATGGAGGACCTCGTGGACGCAGTGGCCATCGCTCGCGACCGCGGCCTCGACGTGCGAGCCGCCATCGTCGGTGACGGCCTGGCCTGGCCCGCCCTGCATCGCCGAGTCGCTGACCTCGGTCTCCACGACGTCGTCCACCTGCCCGGCCGGCTGCCCCGCCCCCAGGCCCTGGCCTGGCTGGACGCTCTCGACGTGGTCGCCATCCCCCGTCGAGACTTCGAGGTCACCCGCCTGGTGCCGCCGCTGAAGCTGGCTGAGTCCATGGGTGCGGGGAAGCCGATCATCGCCTCGGACCTGCCGGTGCTGGCCGAGGTCGTCTCCGAGGGGTGCGGAGTCCTCTCGCCGACGGAGGACCCCGGAGCGTTGGCTGACGCCCTCGTCCTGATGAGTGATCCGGAGCGGCGGACTCATGCAGCGAGCGGCGCCCGTGAGGCCGCCCGCGCACTGACCTGGGCCGCTCAAGCGCGCTCGTATGCCGAGGTGTATGACCGCACAGCCGTCGCCGAGGGCTCGGCGTCAGGTCGCCGGTAA
- a CDS encoding Gfo/Idh/MocA family protein, producing the protein MARNLRAGLIGLGMMGRHHARNLRALEGVDLVAVADPGGDVHGTAPDLDVLPDAESLIKAGIDYAVVAVPTQFHREVALTFADAGVHCLVEKPLAFDIGEAEEIARVFEHKGLVGAVGYIERYNPALQEMRRRIADGQLGQIYQISTRRQGAFPDRIHDVGVVKDLATHDLDLTTWVAQSPYATVGAVSTRRSGRNDEDMVSIAGRLADDTITNHMVNWLSPFKERITVVTGEKGALVGDTIKADLTFHANGKADTNVWETMASFRGVSEGDSVRYALQRTEPLRTEHIAFRNAVLGDPSDIVTMREGLHTVRVVEAVLESAQAGRTVSLSF; encoded by the coding sequence ATGGCCCGGAACCTGCGCGCCGGGCTGATCGGGCTGGGCATGATGGGTCGTCACCACGCCCGCAACCTCAGGGCTCTCGAGGGGGTCGACCTGGTGGCGGTGGCCGACCCTGGTGGGGACGTGCACGGCACAGCCCCCGACCTCGACGTGCTCCCGGACGCCGAGTCGCTCATCAAGGCCGGCATCGACTACGCGGTCGTGGCCGTGCCCACCCAGTTCCACCGCGAGGTGGCACTGACGTTCGCCGACGCGGGCGTCCACTGCCTGGTGGAGAAGCCCTTGGCCTTCGACATCGGCGAGGCCGAGGAGATCGCCCGCGTGTTCGAGCACAAGGGCCTGGTGGGTGCCGTCGGCTATATCGAGCGGTACAACCCGGCCCTCCAGGAGATGCGCCGGCGCATCGCCGATGGGCAGCTGGGCCAGATCTACCAGATCAGCACCCGGCGCCAGGGCGCCTTCCCGGACCGCATCCACGACGTGGGTGTGGTGAAGGACCTGGCCACCCACGACCTTGACCTGACCACCTGGGTGGCGCAGTCGCCCTACGCGACCGTGGGTGCGGTCTCGACGCGGCGTTCGGGACGGAACGACGAGGACATGGTGTCCATCGCGGGGCGTCTCGCGGACGACACGATCACCAACCACATGGTGAACTGGCTCTCGCCGTTCAAGGAGCGGATCACCGTGGTGACCGGCGAGAAGGGGGCCCTGGTGGGGGACACCATCAAGGCGGACCTCACGTTCCACGCCAACGGCAAGGCGGACACAAATGTGTGGGAGACCATGGCTTCGTTCCGTGGTGTCAGCGAAGGGGATTCGGTGCGGTACGCGCTGCAGCGCACCGAGCCGCTGCGGACCGAACACATCGCCTTCCGCAACGCCGTCCTCGGTGACCCCTCGGATATCGTCACGATGCGTGAAGGCCTGCACACGGTGCGGGTGGTGGAGGCGGTGCTGGAGTCCGCGCAGGCCGGTCGGACGGTCTCGCTCTCCTTCTGA
- a CDS encoding DegT/DnrJ/EryC1/StrS family aminotransferase: MRQDAPIDQESLSVPTERTFIPPAKPIIGQDEQDAVTRVLASGMVAQGPEVAAFEQEFAAALVGGRECVAVNSGTSGQHLGMLALGLKPGDEVIVPSFTFAATANSVAITGAVPVFVDVDPETFTLDPACVREAITDRTVGIQPVHLYGHPAPIDDIVTVAAEHDLWVFEDAAQAHGAIWDGRQVGSFGDAAMYSLYPTKNMTSGEGGMVACGSAEIARTVRLLRNQGMEKQYANEVVGLNNRMTDIHAAIGRVQLQKLPGWTARRQELAGFYDAHLEGVVVPVVRDRATHVYHQYTVRLEGASAAERDRFAAALREEHQVGFGVYYPTPVHRLATYQEDIELPVTEMLAREVLSLPVHPSVSDEDRDRVVEAVNAVARGGA, from the coding sequence ATGAGACAAGACGCCCCCATCGACCAGGAGTCGCTCAGCGTGCCCACTGAACGCACCTTCATCCCCCCGGCCAAGCCGATCATCGGCCAGGACGAGCAGGACGCCGTCACGCGCGTGCTCGCCTCGGGCATGGTGGCCCAAGGCCCCGAGGTGGCTGCCTTCGAGCAAGAGTTCGCCGCCGCACTGGTCGGTGGCCGCGAATGCGTCGCGGTCAACTCCGGCACCTCGGGTCAGCACCTTGGCATGCTGGCGCTCGGGCTGAAGCCGGGAGACGAGGTCATCGTCCCGTCGTTCACCTTTGCCGCGACGGCGAACTCGGTCGCGATCACGGGGGCGGTCCCGGTGTTCGTCGACGTGGACCCGGAGACCTTCACCTTGGACCCGGCGTGCGTGCGAGAGGCGATCACCGACCGGACGGTCGGGATCCAACCCGTGCACCTCTACGGCCACCCGGCGCCGATCGACGACATCGTCACCGTGGCCGCCGAGCACGACCTGTGGGTGTTCGAAGACGCGGCGCAGGCCCACGGGGCCATCTGGGACGGTCGGCAGGTCGGATCCTTCGGGGACGCCGCCATGTACTCCCTCTACCCCACCAAGAACATGACCTCCGGTGAGGGCGGCATGGTGGCCTGCGGGAGCGCCGAGATCGCCCGGACGGTGCGTCTGCTGCGCAACCAGGGCATGGAGAAGCAGTACGCGAACGAGGTGGTCGGTCTGAACAACAGGATGACCGACATCCACGCGGCCATCGGGCGGGTCCAGTTGCAGAAGTTGCCTGGCTGGACGGCTCGGAGGCAAGAGCTCGCCGGCTTCTACGACGCGCATCTTGAGGGTGTCGTCGTCCCCGTGGTGCGTGACCGAGCCACGCACGTGTACCACCAGTACACGGTCAGGCTCGAAGGGGCGAGCGCCGCTGAGCGTGACCGTTTTGCGGCCGCGCTGCGCGAGGAGCACCAGGTGGGGTTCGGGGTCTACTACCCGACCCCTGTGCACCGCCTGGCCACCTATCAGGAGGACATCGAGCTGCCGGTGACCGAGATGCTTGCCCGGGAGGTGCTCTCGCTGCCCGTGCATCCCAGCGTCAGCGACGAGGACAGGGACCGTGTCGTCGAGGCCGTGAACGCGGTCGCCAGGGGCGGTGCCTGA
- a CDS encoding nucleotide sugar dehydrogenase, with product MITAVVGLGKIGLPLAVQFASAGHEVIGVDIDSRQVQQVNQALEPFPGEEGLQDKLAELVPAGKLRATTDYADAVPQADAVVIVVPLFVDEETWEPDFAWMDSATRSLAEHLTPGTLVSYETTLPVGTLRSRFVPMIEEISGLQESRDFYAVFSPERVLTGRVFEDLRKYPKLIGAISEAGAERAREFYESALTFDPRPDLPRPNGVWDLGSPEASELAKLAETTYRDVNIGLANEFALFAQDHGIDVYKVIEASNSQPYSHIHRPGIAVGGHCIPVYPRLYLSTHPEADTVRTARKLNASMPARLIERAVNQLGELTGMRAAVLGASYRTGVKETAFSGVFAVVEELRRRGATVAVHDPYYSDEELTGFGWEPYAVGQPADLVVIQTNHPEYAELTSADVPGVKLVIDGRNITSSTNWPAVPRMVLGDGSVAASDNASS from the coding sequence TTGATTACTGCAGTCGTCGGCTTGGGTAAGATCGGCCTACCGCTCGCCGTGCAGTTTGCATCTGCTGGGCATGAGGTCATTGGGGTCGACATCGATTCGCGGCAGGTACAACAAGTAAATCAAGCACTCGAGCCCTTCCCCGGCGAGGAGGGCTTACAGGACAAGTTGGCCGAGCTGGTGCCCGCCGGCAAGCTACGCGCGACGACCGACTACGCCGACGCCGTCCCGCAGGCGGACGCGGTGGTGATCGTGGTGCCGCTGTTCGTCGACGAGGAGACTTGGGAGCCCGACTTCGCCTGGATGGACAGCGCGACCCGGTCGCTCGCTGAACACCTCACGCCGGGCACGTTGGTCTCGTACGAGACGACGCTGCCGGTCGGGACGCTGCGGTCGCGCTTCGTGCCGATGATTGAGGAGATCTCGGGTCTGCAGGAGTCGCGCGATTTCTACGCGGTGTTCTCCCCCGAGCGGGTGCTGACGGGCCGGGTGTTCGAGGACCTGCGCAAGTACCCCAAGCTCATCGGCGCCATCAGTGAGGCGGGGGCCGAGCGGGCGCGGGAGTTCTACGAGTCCGCACTGACCTTCGACCCGCGTCCGGACCTGCCGCGGCCCAACGGGGTCTGGGACCTGGGGTCGCCCGAGGCCTCCGAGCTGGCCAAGTTGGCGGAGACGACCTACCGGGACGTCAACATCGGGCTGGCGAACGAGTTCGCCCTCTTCGCTCAGGACCACGGCATCGACGTCTACAAGGTGATCGAGGCCTCGAACTCCCAGCCCTACTCGCACATCCACCGGCCCGGCATCGCCGTGGGCGGCCACTGCATCCCCGTCTACCCCCGCCTCTACCTCTCGACGCACCCCGAGGCGGACACGGTGCGCACCGCCCGCAAGCTCAACGCCTCCATGCCGGCCCGCCTGATCGAGCGCGCCGTCAACCAGCTGGGGGAGCTGACGGGGATGCGCGCGGCAGTTCTCGGCGCTTCCTACCGGACCGGCGTCAAGGAGACCGCCTTCTCCGGCGTCTTCGCGGTCGTCGAGGAGCTGCGCCGGCGCGGCGCCACCGTCGCCGTGCACGACCCCTACTACAGCGACGAGGAGCTGACCGGCTTCGGCTGGGAGCCCTACGCCGTCGGTCAGCCCGCTGACCTCGTGGTCATCCAGACGAACCATCCTGAGTATGCCGAACTGACCAGCGCGGACGTTCCCGGTGTAAAGCTGGTAATCGACGGTCGCAACATCACCTCGTCCACGAACTGGCCCGCAGTCCCCCGGATGGTCCTCGGCGACGGCTCCGTCGCTGCATCCGACAACGCGAGCTCATGA